A region from the Hydra vulgaris chromosome 08, alternate assembly HydraT2T_AEP genome encodes:
- the LOC136083401 gene encoding uncharacterized protein LOC136083401: MSKRCYESGAQKRAKQVRKSAELNRLAGSLDKFFKRGESSSISNTNLIEICNSNKISNNPQIESSTLSAKFKYDILDPATWPVEIDNKQRMFLVEQSPKCIKGNIFCFCCRLFSSIKISLTYGGFSDYAHTGKRLSEHESSKEHLESAYKWRILEFNIKRKTGIDHLNEDVFNKEKRRWQIILKCIVKAVLFSSERNLAFRGSNEKLFEPNNVMIDSTPDFRKKDQLSIIIRYVKITDHKPSIQESFLSFVNILSSTGKNLANVLIEELRVFGIKIADCRGQSYDNASNMKGEYKGVKSRILEINNKAW; the protein is encoded by the exons ATGTCGAAAAGATGTTATGAAAGCGGCGCACAAAAAAGAGCAAAACAGGTCCGGAAATCAGCAGAATTAAATAGGCTTGCTGGAtcattagataaattttttaaacgagGCGAAAGTTCATCAATTTCGAACactaatttaattgaaatatgtAATTCAAATA AAATTAGTAATAATCCACAAATAGAGAGCAGTACTTTATctgctaaatttaaatatgatatattaGATCCTGCAACTTGGCCTGTTGAAATCGACAACAAACAACGGATGTTTTTGGTCGAGCAGTCACCAAAATGTATAAAAG GAAACATTTTCTGCTTTTGTTGCCGTTTGTTTTCATCGATAAAAATAAGCTTAACTTATGGAGGATTTTCTGACTATGCACACACAGGAAAACGGTTATCTGAACATGAATCTTCAAAGGAACATCTTGAATCAGCGTATAAATGGCGAATTCtagaatttaatattaaacgTAAAACAGGAATAGACCATCTCAATGAAGATGTGTTCAATAAAGAAAAACGAAGGTggcaaataattttgaaatgtataGTAAAAGCGGTATTGTTTTCAAGTGAACGAAATTTAGCTTTTAGAGGCAGCAACGAAAAACTTTTTGAACCGAATAATG TTATGATAGATTCAACACCGGATTTTCGCAAAAAAGATCAGTTGTCCATCATTATTCGGTATGTTAAAATAACGGACCACAAGCCAAGTATTCAAGAAAGTTTCTTAAGCTTTGTAAATATATTGTCCTCAACAggcaaaaatttagcaaatgtCCTTATTGAGGAATTAAGAGTATTTGGAATCAAAATTGCTGATTGCCGTGGTCAGTCGTATGACAACGCAAGCAATATGAAAGGAGAATATAAGGGAGTGAAAAGTCGAATTTTAGAAATCAACAATAAAGCATGGTAA